Proteins encoded in a region of the Lemur catta isolate mLemCat1 chromosome 14, mLemCat1.pri, whole genome shotgun sequence genome:
- the LRRC18 gene encoding leucine-rich repeat-containing protein 18: MAKGAKAPKGKKITLNVAKNCIKIMFDGRKRLDLSKMGITTFPKCILRLNDVDELDLSRNMIRKIPDSISKFQNLRWLDLHSNYIDKLPESIGQMTSLLFLNVSNNKLTTNGLPVELNQLKNIRTMNLGLNHLDSVPTTLGALKELHEVGLNDNLLNSIPVSISKLPKLKKLNTKRNPFPKLEESDTFIDSIKRLENLYLVEEKDLCPACLRKCQHARDKLNKIKSMAVTTQRKAIFSSLVSPNSMARESQEDWR, translated from the coding sequence ATGGCCAAGGGCGCGAAAGCCCCCAAGGGCAAGAAGATCACCCTCAATGTGGCCAAGAATTGCATCAAAATCATGTTCGATGGGAGAAAACGACTTGACTTGAGCAAGATGGGAATCACCACCTTCCCTAAGTGTATTCTGCGGCTCAATGATGTGGACGAGCTCGACCTCAGCCGGAACATGATCAGGAAGATCCCTGACTCCATCTCCAAGTTCCAGAACCTCCGGTGGCTGGACCTGCACAGCAACTACATTGACAAGCTGCCTGAGTCCATCGGCCAGATGACCAGCCTGCTCTTCCTCAACGTCAGCAACAACAAGTTGACCACCAACGGCCTGCCTGTGGAGCTGAACCAGCTCAAGAACATCCGAACCATGAATCTGGGCTTAAACCACCTGGACAGCGTGCCCACCACGCTGGGTGCCCTGAAGGAGCTGCACGAGGTGGGGCTCAATGACAACCTGCTCAACAGCATCCCTGTGAGCATCTCCAAACTCCCTAAGCTGAAAAAGCTCAACACAAAGCGGAACCCCTTTCCAAAGCTGGAAGAATCAGACACATTCATAGATTCCATCAAAAGGCTGGAGAACTTGTATCTGGTGGAGGAGAAGGATCTGTGTCCAGCTTGCCTGAGAAAATGCCAACATGCCCGGGACAAGCTGAATAAGATCAAGAGCATGGCCGTGACGACACAGAGAAAGGCCATCTTTTCCAGCCTGGTCTCACCCAACTCCATGGCCAGGGAATCCCAGGAAGACTGGCGATGA